The genome window AAAACACTCAATCAAAGGTTGGAGGATGTAAGGTCTCTGCCGTCTGCCTCAGAATCGTCGATTACTTTCTCTCATtacttgtaaaaaaaaactaaatttaAGGAAGCAAAAGGATGTTTACTATTAATAATCGGCAAAGCAAAAAGTGTATATTGTAAGCATACATGTTAGGAATGCACGTTGCGCGTGTCCTATTTGAACTTCCCACGGCTATCACATTGGCCAATTAGAAGAAAGTATTAAGAATGAAGTTAGCCGATGGTTAATGTAGCTAACTTAAATTATGTACTTGTACTATGTACTTAAGTTATGTACTTGtgtaataaaataatcatcatCGTTAATGAAATTATACAATTTCCGCGCATAAGGTATATATatgatataataaatattttatgaatatattatattcatatataccTCACATAAATTATAAGCAGCACATACCATACCGGAGCCTGCGCGATGTGTCAGAGATTATAGGGGGAGGTGTTGTGTGTGGTAGTATCTATACTGGTGCTCTGTCGGTGTAACGGTTGGAACGGTTGCAAATAATTGTTGTCAGCAATTCCGTTGTTTAACCTCAGAAATGTCTTTTCGAGGAGagtattatttcaattatactTTTCAACACTAGTCGGCACGTTagcattattattttattgttattcttGTCAAGAGGCAATAAATAATCcccaattttattcattttcaggATTATTCATTAATCATAACCTTCAAATTTAGTGTACATTTTGTGGAAGTTATTTAGCATAGAAATTATGATTGATCAGAGTATAGTTGGTATTTGCATGCTGATTAGTCTCGCTGTGGTTTTTAACTTCTCTATTCATCGAATCGAAGAAGGACACGTGGGAGTTTACTTCAGGGTATGTGAACAACACTAATTAATATTTGATTAATATTTCGTTAGTTCCGCGCTCAtctttaaaatattaaatattgattttaggGTGGAGCACTTTTACCCTCAGTCAGTAGTCCTGGATTTCACATGATGATTCCTCTCCTTACAAGCTTCCGGTCAGTTCAAGTGACACTTCAAACTGATGAAGTGAAGAATGTCCCTTGTGGAACGAGCGGTGGAgtaatgatttattttgatCGAATAGAAGTCGTGAATGTCCTTGATCCTGGTGCAGGTGAGTAATCTCTCAGGAATATAAATGACACAATGATGGATTAATTTCATCTTTTAGTTCACAGTATGGTGAAGAACTTTACGGCTGACTACGATCGCACCCTCATATTCAACAAGGTTCACCATGAGTTAAATCAATTTTGCTCAGTCCACACACTGCACGAGGTTTACATTGATCTGTTCGatcaaattgatgaaaatctcAAGACTGCGCTACAGAGAGATTTGAATGAAATTGCGCCTGGCCTGAGTATACAAGCTGTTAGAGTTACTAAGCCAAAAATACCAGAAACAATCAGGAAGAATTATGAGCTCATGTAagtattcattaatatttattctcaccattgctttggaattatttcaataatgaaagcagtataaataaattagttgtaacattataaatatgaaaatcaatttttataatttattctaGTGTTTCACTTTATCATCATCTTATGACATATTctaaaagaaaatgaataacAGTTTCAAATcatactttttaaaaataattaatgaatacaaTAGAATAACTTTTTAACATCCATTACAGGgaaggagaaaaaacaaaacttttAATTTCTATTCAGCATCAGAAAGTGGTAGAGAAAGATGCTGAGACTGATCGAAAAAAAGCCATAATTGAAGCTGAAAAAGAGTCTCAAGTTGCACAAATCCAATATAATCAAAAGATAATGGAGAAAGAATCGCTGCAGCGAATGGCAGCGATTGAGGATGAAATGCATTTGGCTAGACAAAAAAGTCGCTCTGATGCTGATCACTACCAGATGAAAAAGCAAGCAGAGGCGAATCGTCTCCTCTTATCGAAAGAATtcttggaattaaaaaaatacgaagGTTTGTCAAAGAACTCAAAAATCTATTATGGACAAGACATACCGAAGATGTTTGCCATGGGCGGCTGTTCACTGGAATCCACCCTCGGTCCATCCCCAGAGTCAAAGATACTTGAGGAAGAGTTGGGGCCGAGTTAATTTATCCATTCAACATATCATTTTCTATTTCTTTGCAAATCATCGTGATAATCGATTCATTTGTCATAAGTATTGTGTAAAGTAATTGATTATTACGGCcataaatgaatattattttgtaattaaaaatcaattttatataACTCTTTGAGAATGGCCAAATTCTCTGTAAAAAGTTGTGAAATTTTTCGACTTACTAGGGCTCGATTAGAATGTTATGAAGaagacaaaataaaatgagaaataaaaccgAAAGTAATCCAAATGCATGAGTACTACTATCTTGTATTTTCCTCCGAAAACAATCTAAAGACTAACCTCAAGGCTGAGACGAAAAAAATAGCCTTTGGATTTTCTGTAATAGAAaaacaaagtatttttttcggCGTTGTTCCACGTCTTGGGGCGTTATTGATATTCCGAGGACTTTCGTGCCCCAGAGTCTCCTTATCGGTTCACTTTAACGCGATCCTAATAaggtaaaatataaattaattattagattttcATATATCAAGACTTAATATTCCTGATATTGCTTTTTCTCCATAAATtattgtatagaatttattgattcattATATTTAACCGATAAGACAGTAGTGGAATTTCAAACTATCCGCCAAGGAAAAAGTCCCTAGCCGTGCGAAGGGTGGGGAAAGCGCTAGTTAGTTTCATGCGCAGCTCCCTCGCGCAGCTACTGTTACTAGGCGGGCGCACCCACAGGCGTAAGTGAGCTGCGCGCTACGTGGCGTCAGTATGCCCTGAGATGGCGGCTGTACGTGGATACCTGTCCCGGCGtatcgtgtatttcgtctaatttgtttaataaaaTGCGGAATTTAGTTTATTAAAGTATTCaattagagggaaatattttcgGGGCGTGTAATTAAAATAGTGAGTATTGTTTTTGAAAGTTTATTAGTGAATAGTGAAGGGATTTGTGGGAAGTGTGCATGAGGACGCTTGGGCGTGGCTCGTTGGTGGGTTGGTGATGAGGCCtaatttgttaaataattggCCAAATTGTTGCTAAAAAGACTGGTATATTGTGCATTGAGTGGGATttagtaaaataataaaatggtaAATGGACTGAAAAACGAGTAGCGTCTCCACAGAGCTGGGCGACGAAGGGATGGTGCTGCGAGAGGGGGCAGCCGTACGTGTTGGTGTTGGTAATGACGCCTAATCTGTTAAATAATTGGTGAAATATTGCTAAAAAAACTGGTAAATGAAGAGTAAATGCATTGGCCCGGAAAAGTGTGTTTATtgagtggaattttttgaaaaaataaaatgctaaATGGACAGTTGAGAAATGGGGAGCGTCTCTACAGACTTGGGTGACAAAGGGATGGTGCGGCGAGGGGAGGCAGCCGTACGTGGTAGTGCTTGTCGGCGGCTTGGAGATGAGGCCTAATTATGgtggaaattttaataaaaaaacgacTAAATTGAGTGTGAATGCATCGGCCCAGAAAAATATGTTTATTAAGTggcattttttgaaataataaaatactaaATGGAGGACTGTGAAATGCGCGGCGTGTCTACAGACCTGGGTGGCAAAGGGATGGTGCGGCGAGGCGGGGCAGCCGTGCGTGTTGGTGCTTGTCGGCGGCTTGGTGATGACGCGTAACctgttaaattaaataattggacaaattgttggttaaaaaaaaagtggtaaatTGCGTGTAAATGCATTGGCCCGGAAAGGTGTGTTTATTGAgtgacatttttaaaataataaaatggaaaatggacgaatgaaaaatacgtaGCGTATCTACAGACTTGAGTGGCAaagggttgggggggggggggggcagttgTGCGCGTTGGTGGTTGTTGGTGCGTCGgtgtaatttgtttaaaattttaattaaaaaaatgatgagtgAGGTATGGATTGGCGTAAAAAAGTGTGTGCATtgcgttaaatttttttaaataataaaatgtttaattgTGGAGTGGAAATACGGGAGTGACCAGTGGGGCGAAGGgatcgagggggggggggtagttGTGCGCGTTCGTGGTTGTCGGTGGGCCGGTAAAAAGGCGTAATTTGTTTAAGAATgtttagaattttaattaaaaaaataatgagtcgGGTTGTAAATACAGTGGCCTAAGAAAGTGTGTGCCTGTTGTTTGAATTGTGGCATAATTAAATGGTTAATTGGTTAGTGAGAAATCAGGTGGAATATTAAGTGAGCAGTGTTTTTTTGGTGGTGGATAgtcagtgttttttttttttttttttttttttaatgtgaattgTTGAAGTGAGCTGTGGAAAAGGAGGAATGCTGAGACAGCAGGCGACACATTGCAGTTATCCCGGTGAGTCAataattagagaatttttatttaaagttaatcatttgtgataaatttttaagaaGGTTAATGAGTAGCATAAAGCTGATATTAGTATAgaaaagagtttttttttttggaattgttaattatttgtcacaaatgtttaacgatgctcatgatgagcttctagtggataagaggtacgtttatgagttgtgagaaattaaaatgaattaattaataaagtgaagctagccagagtcggggtttttgaattaattagagaattagctcttaattgggttttatataatttttttgtgtcgtcagtaaaaataaaatggtgaaaaagctttgttgaaaaatcaatttttgtaatttgttttttttttttttttaaggtgaAGTGAGCTGTGGAAAAGGAGGAATGCTGAGACAGCATTCAACAGCAGGCGACAGTTTGCAGTATGCAGTTTGCAGTATGCAGTTTGCAGTTGATATCTCGgtgagtcaaaaattaaagaatttttatttaatgttaagcaattgtgataaatttttaattatttgtcacaaatgtttaacgatgctcatgatgagcttctagtggataagaggtacgtttatcagttgtgagaaattaaaatgaattaattaataaagtgaagCTAGCCAGAGTTGGggtttttttgaattaattagagaattagctcttaattgggttttatataatttttttgtgtcgtcagtaaaaataaaatggtgaaaaagctttgttgaaaaatcaatttttgtaatttgttttttttttttttaaggtgaAGTGAGCTGTGGAAAAGGAGGAATGCTGAGACAGCATTCAACAGCAGGCGACAGTTTGCAGTATGCAGTTTGCAGTATGCAGTTTGCAGTTTGCAGTTGATATCTCGgtgagtcaaaaattaaagaatttttatttaatgttaagcaattgtgataaattttgaattatttgtcacaaatgtttaacgatgctcatgatgagcttctagtggataagaggtacgtttgtcagttgtgagaaattaaaattaattaataaagtgaagctagccagagttggggtttttgaattaattagagaattagttcttaattgggttttatataattttttggtgtggtcagtagaaataaaatgttgaaaaaggtttttttgaaaaagtagTTTTTGTAATTTGTCATGCACTGTTGGACTCAGCTGTCACATATACTGGGGGTTGTAGGAAGGGGtgtttttggggggggggcggtGGGAAATGAAGACGGGCGTTGCTGTAGAATTCAGCGGCCGCCGTCAGATCCCGCACTTTATCCGTCGGACTCGGACGTGCATTATTGATGATACCCGTCGGAGTGCGACCTGTATCCTGAATTACCCGTCGTACTTGACTGTGGTGAAGTGCGACGTGGAGTCCCGTTTTGTATATGCCCTGTATATTGGGCGGTAAAAAGCGCGTAAATTTAGGGTGGAGGGGAATGAAGACGGGGGGACCGTCCAGAATTCGACGGCCTCCTTGTCGGAGCCCCCGGGGTTTTGTTCCGTCGGAGTTGGACAGCGAGGAAAAGGTGTCTGATTCCGACGAATCGTGTCCACGAATTGAGCCATCGTGTATTATATaggggtggaaaatattttttggacaaGCCTCGACGCATTGAATTGAATGCGGAGGTTTAGTATATGCGGCGGCGGCGGCTAGTTTGGGTGGAATGGTAAATTataagaaatgaatatttgaagaaagctttttgaggatgaaatgaataattagtaaaaaaataattgagtgggATGGTTAGCTTGACAGGTGGATATTTGTTAGTCGGAATTTAGTAATTTGCATTGTAAAAGATTTCTCACAAATGATGAATAACCGTAAAGAGAACCTCGGGGGGAGGAGCATTTAAATGTAAAAGTGATAAGGtagtaaaaatgtttaacatcTGTTATGGggagaaatataaattgaaaatgtatttttcattgctatttcatcgagcctgagaaatatttaacaagGCTGATAAAgaattgggtttttttttttgtgggggaTTTTAGTGATGAACCCGGGGGTTGATCGCTGTGAAAGTTGTAAGGTACTGTTAAtggtataaatataaatttgtaatttttttgaattgatattaaatggcgtgagcatgtttttatgaatagagagagttagaagcgaagttttgcaaagcctagtcataatgaagttgtaagggtttcgctagatggtgtcagtcaagaaattggtggccctgcgaaacttgtcacccttcagactagatttgtttacctttgcaataaaattgttagactggttaggatattttgatgaatagagattgagaatagagagagttagaagcgaagttttgcaaagcctagtcataatgaagttgtaagggtttcgctagatggtgtcagtcaagaaattggtggccctgcgaaacttgtcacccttcagactagatttgtttacctttgcaataaaattgttagactggttaggatattttgatgaatagagattgagaagagagagagagttagaagcgaagttttgcaaagcctagtcataatgaagttgtaagggtttcgctagatggtgtcagtcaagaaattggtggCCCTGCGAAACTTGTCACCCTTCAGACTAGATTTGCTTACCTTTGCAATAATATGGTTAGACTGGTGaggatatttttatggatagagattgagaagagagagagttagaagctAGGTTTTGCAACAGTTAGTCAGAATAAAGTCGTAAGAATGTCACAAGAGGGTTTAAATGAAGGAATACTTAGCAAGGCGTGTGAAAAATagggtttttaaaattgataaaaattttttgtcgggTTGTCAGGTGTTAAATTCAGAAGGTATTGAAAatgggtgaaataaaaattttgaaaataggtttaatggatattccatggtgtgagacgaatatttagcaaagcgtgtgaaaaattgagttttttaaaatgattttaatgttttgcggggttgtcaggtgttaaattggtaacatatggaaaattttgaaccAATGTTGGTAATTGGTTAGAGCGCGGGTGACTTGTTCCACACGTCGATAACTAGTCTGTCGGTAAGAGTATTGGACGGTCGGTATCTCGGCGATGGGTAAATAGTCGACGAAGTGTAATGACGTGACAGGGTTATCAGCCGTCAAACTTTTACCGtattgaaaatagttaaaataaaaattttaaaaatagctttaatggatattaaatggtgtgagacgaatatttagcaacgCGTGTGAAAAATAGTGTTTTTGTTATATTGATTTTGATGTTTTGTGGGTTTGTTATCAGTTAAACAggtaagtattgaaaattgttgaaataaaattttttaaaatagctttaatggatattaaatggtgtgagacgaatatttagcgaCGCGTATGAAGAATTCcgtttttttatattgattttaatgttttgcggggctgtcagctgttaaatttgcgacttattgaaaatggttaaaataaaaatagtt of Diachasmimorpha longicaudata isolate KC_UGA_2023 chromosome 3, iyDiaLong2, whole genome shotgun sequence contains these proteins:
- the LOC135160663 gene encoding erlin-2-like, encoding MIDQSIVGICMLISLAVVFNFSIHRIEEGHVGVYFRGGALLPSVSSPGFHMMIPLLTSFRSVQVTLQTDEVKNVPCGTSGGVMIYFDRIEVVNVLDPGAVHSMVKNFTADYDRTLIFNKVHHELNQFCSVHTLHEVYIDLFDQIDENLKTALQRDLNEIAPGLSIQAVRVTKPKIPETIRKNYELMEGEKTKLLISIQHQKVVEKDAETDRKKAIIEAEKESQVAQIQYNQKIMEKESLQRMAAIEDEMHLARQKSRSDADHYQMKKQAEANRLLLSKEFLELKKYEGLSKNSKIYYGQDIPKMFAMGGCSLESTLGPSPESKILEEELGPS